The DNA segment GCAAGAGATTTACCTGGTGGAATGATTTTAACGGGCGGAGCTGCAGCCTTACCTGGTGCAGTAGAGCTAGCTGAAGATCTTTTTGAAATTCCAGTAAAACTCTATATTCCTCATCAAATGGGTCTGCGTTATCCAGCATTTACTACTGGTATAGGCTTGATCCAATATGAAGCTAACTTAGATGATATTCATCAAATTATGAAAGAATATCAATTAGGAGTTACCAGAAAAGAAGATTCTTCTTACAATGCTAAACCAGAAACCTTTTCAGAAAATGATGAGAATAATTCTTTAGAATATGAAAAAGTAAAACCCATTAAGAAAGAAAAGAAAAAAGAAGACAAGTGGAGCAATAAGGCAAAAAGCTTTATCTCAAATTTCTTTGATTAAATAGAATACATTCAGATTGTAGTAGGAGGAAATGGAATGGACTTAGAATTTGACACAAATCCAGCTAATGGAGCGATAATTAAAGTAATTGGTGTTGGTGGAGCTGGAAATAATGCTGTTAACCGAATGATTGATGAAAATGTGCAAGGTGTAGAATTTATCGTAGCGAATACTGATTTACAAGCTTTAGCAGGTTCAAATGCCGAAGTGAAAATCCAACTTGGGCCAAAATTAACACGTGGTTTAGGAGCAGGAGCAAACCCTGAAATTGGTCGTAAAGCAGCAGAAGAAAGTGAAGAACAAATTGCTGAATCATTACGTGGAGCCGATATGATTTTCGTAACTGCTGGTATGGGTGGCGGAACGGGTACTGGTGCCGCACCTATCGTAGCTCGTATTGCTAAAGAACAAGGTGCTTTAACAGTTGGAGTAATCACTAGACCCTTTACTTTTGAAGGACCTAAACGTGGACGTTTTGCTGCTGAAGGTGTAGCGCAAATGAAAGAACACGTGGATACTCTTGTCATCATTTCAAATAACCGTTTGTTAGAAATTGTTGATAAAAAAACACCAATGCTTGAAGCCTTCCACGAAGCCGATAATGTTCTACGCCAAGGTGTACAAGGAATTTCAGATTTAATCACAGCACCTGGATATGTAAACTTAGACTTTGCTGATGTAAAAACAGTTATGGAAAATCAAGGATCAGCATTAATGGGTATTGGTATGGCGAGCGGTGAAAATCGTACAGTCGAAGCTACTAAAAAAGCTATTTCATCTCCATTGTTAGAAGTTTCAATTGATGGCGCAGAGTCTGTATTATTAAATATTACAGGTGGATCTGACTTAACATTATTTGAAGCACAAGATGCCTCAGATATCGTTTCTGCAGCTTCAACTACAGAAGTAAACATTATATTTGGTACCTCTATTAACGAAAACTTAGGTGATGATGTTATCGTAACAGTTATTGCAACAGGTATCGATACAACTAAAGCAAGAGAAGTAAAACCACAAACAAGTGAAAGAAATCGAAACAGTTCTACTCAAAGAATTGTGCCTGA comes from the Carnobacterium sp. 17-4 genome and includes:
- the ftsZ gene encoding cell division protein FtsZ, whose amino-acid sequence is MDLEFDTNPANGAIIKVIGVGGAGNNAVNRMIDENVQGVEFIVANTDLQALAGSNAEVKIQLGPKLTRGLGAGANPEIGRKAAEESEEQIAESLRGADMIFVTAGMGGGTGTGAAPIVARIAKEQGALTVGVITRPFTFEGPKRGRFAAEGVAQMKEHVDTLVIISNNRLLEIVDKKTPMLEAFHEADNVLRQGVQGISDLITAPGYVNLDFADVKTVMENQGSALMGIGMASGENRTVEATKKAISSPLLEVSIDGAESVLLNITGGSDLTLFEAQDASDIVSAASTTEVNIIFGTSINENLGDDVIVTVIATGIDTTKAREVKPQTSERNRNSSTQRIVPETSAVQSDQTKDPFGDWDIRREPSLRDQRANSQSNELNQQNEKPDFDIFKREEKQEQESRQEEDNLDTPPFFRRRRK